One part of the Desulfovibrio desulfuricans genome encodes these proteins:
- a CDS encoding epoxyqueuosine reductase QueH, with the protein MSGNNGSSLEYGMAAGEQTPAAFSAQHSPADSAPAGSALAGSIDAAPANPLPANSLLLHVCCGPCAVMPITRLLDEGFAVTAWFMNPNIQPLAEYLRRREAAGQCAERLGVPIIYADETWDITNWLRAVAGRDTPPARCAYCCESRMQAAFAFARQQGFAWVSSSLLYSRYQPHEVIKAAGEQLAAQEGAPGFAYRDFRADWQEGIDRSKAMELYRQPYCGCVYSEAERYQKKLLRCIKG; encoded by the coding sequence ATGTCTGGAAATAATGGTTCGTCCTTAGAATACGGCATGGCAGCCGGGGAGCAAACCCCGGCTGCTTTTTCTGCACAGCACTCCCCCGCTGACTCCGCACCCGCAGGCTCTGCTCTGGCAGGCTCCATTGATGCTGCACCCGCAAATCCCTTGCCCGCCAACAGCCTGCTACTGCATGTCTGCTGCGGCCCGTGCGCCGTCATGCCCATCACGCGCCTGCTGGACGAAGGCTTTGCCGTAACCGCATGGTTCATGAATCCCAACATTCAGCCGCTGGCAGAATATCTGCGCCGCCGCGAGGCCGCCGGACAATGCGCCGAACGTCTGGGCGTGCCAATCATTTACGCCGATGAAACCTGGGACATCACCAACTGGCTGCGCGCTGTGGCGGGGCGCGACACGCCGCCCGCCCGTTGCGCCTATTGCTGCGAAAGCCGCATGCAGGCAGCGTTTGCCTTTGCGCGGCAGCAGGGCTTTGCCTGGGTGAGCAGCAGCCTGCTCTACTCGCGCTATCAGCCCCACGAGGTCATCAAGGCCGCAGGTGAGCAACTGGCGGCTCAGGAGGGCGCGCCGGGCTTTGCCTATCGCGACTTTCGCGCGGACTGGCAGGAAGGCATCGACCGCTCAAAGGCCATGGAGCTCTACCGCCAGCCCTACTGCGGCTGCGTTTACAGCGAGGCGGAGCGCTACCAGAAAAAACTTTTGCGGTGCATCAAGGGTTGA
- a CDS encoding AAA family ATPase has protein sequence MAFDYREMVKEATETGQPVTRVRQLVCHDNIPASVAGKTIDTTATVVPSHDHSQKPPFDVLDYARRWKLPPSHTLHTVSANKKDHPFEITPKKVAEIVQQLDRSGIPACMMDSQQAAFYVSLVGYEFTSLNGWTKIRIIRAVGGNDADAKFWQSHSRLEDFLPWVVKKLNRGPVISALVLGKLMCLKPEFCYSAFPEATQQRAQYSKEAQVEDATPKGIVVGAINFKRLHMDIQRDLDDSIMQAVCHYSDGKNDIFALAVRVTGEQGKDSLKIGMKASVAHLLSRDMIVRHPKASVLICVDIKVAISFRDAAREGHVFERTGVIVSGFAGGEETPKGLLLSDVAGHSVTIVSTPGQKGWDGVDLLIKRCLENGATDVNVYPWPIVQGGVPDISSYKPEMQDNVLAKTTNLDTLELPSQLVARIRREAIPIEDMASWKKNVLLLEKAPICIEGEQSCQTDFEIVTFEMLPDVVPREDDVPVAVRQMFTPQYTTLIWGASNAGKSWLGIELATSLTTGTPYLYFTASAPCTLCYLDGEVGSDFKPRVNQLLQGREEFLPLLNKNLFVISAKGGLNILDGETQKILIGKLQKSGVKCIVIDNLLSLAPTASKSNSTPFFDFIHRIEKLGIGVIVLHHAGKTGKDFKGPVDLASLCQNVIHLEGRDQLEKEISKDDEGNDEPLSQDLTEALEGDGPVVRMTIEKCKIAPELERRKMVYKLPVGGIWEFVEGEMPTPTRKSSDSPIVEGTPKNFPVDSTPLPPDAQKLLDTMNKGQSYSRSDLEKITGFTTKKTLNVLKSLLEINRVSQKGEGKSTYYFKS, from the coding sequence ATGGCTTTTGATTATAGAGAGATGGTCAAGGAGGCGACTGAAACAGGCCAACCAGTCACCAGAGTTCGCCAGCTCGTTTGTCATGACAATATTCCTGCCTCGGTTGCCGGAAAAACTATTGATACCACGGCAACGGTTGTGCCTTCACACGACCATTCACAAAAACCTCCTTTTGACGTGCTTGACTATGCTAGGCGATGGAAGCTGCCGCCTTCCCATACCCTGCACACTGTTTCTGCAAACAAAAAAGACCATCCTTTCGAGATAACCCCGAAAAAGGTGGCTGAGATCGTACAGCAATTGGATCGCTCCGGCATTCCTGCATGCATGATGGACAGCCAGCAGGCTGCCTTCTATGTATCGCTGGTCGGCTACGAGTTTACTTCCCTGAACGGCTGGACGAAAATCAGAATCATCCGTGCCGTTGGCGGCAATGATGCTGATGCCAAGTTTTGGCAGTCTCATTCACGCTTGGAAGATTTCTTGCCGTGGGTCGTGAAAAAGCTGAATCGTGGCCCTGTAATTTCAGCCTTGGTTCTGGGAAAACTGATGTGTCTGAAGCCGGAATTTTGTTATAGCGCATTTCCTGAAGCCACCCAGCAGAGGGCTCAGTACTCGAAGGAAGCTCAAGTTGAGGATGCAACCCCGAAGGGCATCGTTGTGGGTGCCATCAACTTCAAACGTCTACATATGGACATTCAGCGGGATCTAGACGACTCCATAATGCAGGCGGTGTGCCATTACTCTGATGGTAAAAATGACATATTTGCTCTCGCAGTCCGCGTTACTGGCGAGCAGGGCAAAGATTCACTAAAGATTGGCATGAAAGCCTCCGTTGCGCATCTGCTGTCACGTGATATGATTGTTCGCCACCCCAAAGCCTCCGTGCTCATCTGCGTGGACATCAAAGTGGCTATTTCTTTTCGGGATGCAGCGCGTGAGGGACATGTTTTTGAACGAACTGGTGTGATTGTGTCGGGCTTTGCCGGTGGAGAAGAAACCCCAAAAGGCCTTCTGCTCAGTGATGTGGCTGGGCATTCCGTAACCATCGTATCCACTCCTGGGCAAAAAGGCTGGGATGGGGTTGACCTGCTGATCAAACGCTGCCTTGAGAATGGTGCTACTGACGTGAATGTTTATCCATGGCCCATAGTGCAAGGGGGTGTTCCGGATATTTCCTCATATAAGCCGGAAATGCAGGATAACGTGCTTGCCAAGACGACTAACCTTGACACGCTGGAATTGCCTTCACAACTGGTTGCCCGCATCAGGCGCGAGGCCATTCCGATTGAAGATATGGCATCATGGAAAAAGAACGTGCTGCTCCTTGAAAAAGCCCCTATATGCATAGAAGGAGAACAATCCTGCCAGACGGATTTTGAAATTGTCACGTTCGAGATGCTGCCCGATGTCGTTCCTAGAGAGGATGACGTCCCTGTGGCCGTGAGGCAAATGTTTACTCCGCAGTATACCACCTTGATTTGGGGGGCTTCAAATGCGGGAAAAAGCTGGCTGGGTATTGAACTGGCAACATCTTTGACCACGGGAACACCCTACCTCTATTTTACAGCCTCTGCTCCTTGTACGCTGTGCTATCTTGATGGCGAGGTCGGCTCTGACTTTAAGCCTAGGGTAAATCAGCTTCTGCAGGGGCGTGAAGAATTTCTTCCTCTTCTGAACAAAAACCTCTTTGTGATTTCTGCCAAGGGTGGGCTTAATATTCTTGACGGAGAAACGCAGAAAATCCTCATAGGCAAGCTGCAAAAATCTGGGGTCAAATGCATAGTCATCGACAATCTGCTTTCCCTCGCCCCGACAGCTTCAAAAAGTAATTCCACCCCGTTCTTTGATTTTATCCACAGGATAGAAAAGCTTGGTATTGGCGTCATTGTGCTGCACCATGCCGGTAAAACAGGCAAAGATTTCAAGGGGCCTGTAGATCTTGCCAGCCTGTGCCAGAATGTCATTCACCTTGAAGGCCGTGATCAGCTTGAAAAGGAAATAAGTAAAGACGATGAAGGCAATGATGAACCGTTAAGTCAGGATCTGACCGAGGCCCTTGAAGGCGATGGTCCTGTGGTACGAATGACCATTGAAAAATGCAAAATTGCCCCGGAGCTTGAACGCCGGAAGATGGTGTACAAACTGCCTGTTGGCGGAATCTGGGAATTTGTTGAAGGGGAGATGCCCACACCTACCAGAAAGAGTTCAGATTCTCCTATCGTTGAAGGTACACCAAAAAATTTCCCCGTTGATTCTACACCGTTGCCACCTGATGCCCAGAAGTTGCTTGATACCATGAATAAAGGCCAATCCTACAGCCGGAGCGATCTTGAAAAGATCACTGGGTTCACGACAAAAAAAACTCTCAATGTGCTGAAATCTCTGTTGGAAATCAACCGTGTTTCCCAAAAGGGAGAAGGCAAAAGCACCTATTACTTCAAATCATGA
- a CDS encoding DUF1819 family protein → MNNDRYNMSFTAGSLFHGESVNIAKLYLDHGDWNVVRDMVIADNLLQARTLSTLKRVCREVLSRIQTLSYDTLEFFVEGNSQEQGYLLWLAICRRYNFIADFAVEVLRERYISLKTDVTYDDFDSFFNRKSEWHCELDDLTQTTREKLRQILFKMLRQADLLAVNNTINAAMLSPRLLELILQGDRRDLLYFPVNESYLRRIAR, encoded by the coding sequence ATGAACAACGACAGATACAACATGTCATTTACAGCTGGAAGCCTCTTTCACGGTGAATCTGTAAATATTGCGAAACTCTATCTTGACCATGGCGATTGGAATGTAGTTCGAGATATGGTCATCGCAGATAATTTATTACAAGCTAGAACTCTAAGCACACTCAAGCGTGTTTGCCGTGAGGTTCTTTCTCGGATACAGACGCTGAGCTATGATACTCTTGAATTTTTTGTTGAAGGTAACAGTCAAGAGCAAGGCTATCTTTTGTGGCTTGCCATTTGTCGTCGTTACAATTTCATCGCTGATTTTGCTGTAGAAGTGCTTCGGGAACGTTACATTAGTCTGAAAACTGATGTAACCTATGATGATTTTGATTCTTTCTTCAACCGGAAGTCCGAATGGCATTGTGAGCTTGATGATCTTACTCAAACAACCCGTGAAAAGCTGCGGCAAATCTTGTTCAAGATGCTTCGGCAGGCCGACCTCTTAGCGGTCAATAATACAATAAATGCAGCCATGCTTAGCCCTAGATTACTAGAATTGATCCTGCAAGGGGATCGCAGAGATCTCTTATATTTTCCGGTAAACGAATCCTATCTGCGGAGGATAGCGCGTTGA
- a CDS encoding type II toxin-antitoxin system Phd/YefM family antitoxin, whose protein sequence is MQRSTAVRPISAVKAHLAEIIRTFKEKAAPPVVITQNGEAKAVLGIHESERMQETLAMLKALSLSGKSFEAGKGRPAREVFTNLRGMAER, encoded by the coding sequence ATGCAACGCAGCACAGCAGTACGCCCAATTAGTGCGGTCAAGGCGCACCTTGCAGAAATTATTCGCACTTTCAAAGAAAAAGCTGCGCCGCCCGTTGTAATCACCCAGAATGGCGAGGCTAAGGCCGTGCTGGGCATTCATGAATCAGAGCGCATGCAGGAAACGCTTGCCATGCTCAAAGCTCTCAGCCTTTCCGGCAAGAGCTTTGAGGCGGGCAAGGGACGCCCCGCTCGAGAAGTTTTCACAAACCTACGGGGCATGGCTGAACGATAA
- a CDS encoding MBL fold metallo-hydrolase, translating to MSDVRITIHRAASEIGGNCIEITNGDGARLILDAGRPLDVPEGLEPQLPASLDLSKPVEGVLLSHPHQDHYGLLQQLPTSWPVFSGKAAAKLIKLTSEIIHEPITRSISPWLSGSPFQAGPFRITPMLTDHSAFDAYMIQVEIAGKKILYSGDFRAHGRKKVLVERMMSLPPKKLDALIMEGTNLGSDKPCISESALEEQFVDLFQKTTGRVFVAWSAQNLDRTVSLYRACKKTGRTLVVDLYTAEVLEMLGEHAKIPQPGWPNLKVVITSRLSEFYRRKGREDVTKRMVKYGMSAQRLVETPGQWIVMTRHSLLGDYERKGVIPDANDAWVWSMWGGYLEKAPGQGVKAWFDGFGTPSTHLHTSGHASTADLKEFAQKMNAKVLLPVHGTAWIPGMDGFPNIAKLDDGQEFSI from the coding sequence ATGAGCGACGTTCGCATAACCATTCATCGTGCGGCTTCAGAGATTGGTGGCAATTGCATCGAGATCACCAATGGAGATGGGGCTCGCCTTATTCTCGATGCTGGCAGGCCCTTGGACGTACCAGAAGGTTTAGAGCCACAGCTCCCAGCCAGCCTTGATCTTTCGAAACCTGTTGAAGGGGTTCTGCTCTCTCATCCGCATCAAGATCACTATGGACTTCTCCAACAGCTGCCAACCTCGTGGCCGGTCTTTTCTGGAAAAGCCGCTGCTAAGCTCATCAAACTGACCTCTGAGATCATACACGAACCAATCACCCGCTCGATCTCGCCATGGCTCAGCGGTAGCCCATTTCAGGCTGGGCCGTTTCGTATAACGCCTATGCTGACAGACCATTCCGCGTTCGATGCCTACATGATTCAGGTCGAAATAGCTGGAAAGAAGATCCTCTACTCTGGAGATTTTCGAGCGCACGGTCGCAAGAAGGTGCTGGTTGAGCGTATGATGTCGTTACCCCCAAAGAAACTTGATGCGCTCATCATGGAGGGGACAAACCTCGGTAGTGATAAGCCCTGCATAAGTGAATCAGCCCTTGAGGAGCAGTTCGTTGACCTTTTTCAAAAAACCACGGGTAGAGTGTTCGTTGCATGGTCCGCGCAAAATCTTGACCGAACCGTCTCGCTCTATCGTGCTTGCAAGAAGACAGGCCGCACGCTTGTAGTCGATCTCTACACAGCAGAAGTACTCGAAATGCTTGGCGAGCATGCAAAAATCCCCCAGCCTGGATGGCCAAACCTCAAGGTAGTTATCACCAGCAGACTGTCTGAATTCTATCGGCGAAAAGGGCGTGAAGATGTGACGAAACGTATGGTCAAGTATGGCATGTCCGCCCAAAGGCTTGTTGAGACGCCTGGGCAATGGATTGTCATGACACGACATTCGCTTTTAGGCGATTACGAGCGCAAAGGCGTGATCCCGGATGCTAACGATGCCTGGGTGTGGTCCATGTGGGGCGGGTATCTTGAAAAAGCACCAGGGCAAGGAGTTAAGGCATGGTTTGATGGTTTTGGTACGCCTTCCACCCATTTGCACACCAGCGGTCATGCCTCAACTGCGGACCTTAAAGAATTCGCGCAGAAGATGAACGCCAAAGTGTTGTTACCCGTGCATGGGACAGCCTGGATACCGGGTATGGATGGCTTCCCTAACATTGCCAAGCTAGATGATGGGCAAGAATTCTCAATTTGA
- a CDS encoding helix-turn-helix transcriptional regulator codes for MSVANVQLRPNQWLTEKQVEALTGISRSTLQKQRFKGTGFPYVKIGARLVRYSEAEVVNYMQSRQIAPDA; via the coding sequence ATGTCTGTGGCAAATGTCCAATTAAGGCCAAATCAGTGGCTTACTGAAAAACAGGTTGAAGCCCTCACTGGCATAAGCAGATCGACTCTTCAGAAGCAACGGTTCAAAGGAACAGGTTTTCCATATGTAAAAATTGGCGCTCGTCTTGTCCGCTATTCCGAGGCAGAAGTCGTCAACTACATGCAATCGCGTCAGATCGCCCCCGATGCTTAG
- a CDS encoding DUF1788 domain-containing protein, which produces MPMQDRFQHLFSVISGQRFLNKQGLGNEIPFFICPFIPEESNEMERLRNQLINRLAQVGVRVLEINLYDLSIGILKAEGDFEWLIQNESRLEKSKLQEELQGILDIETVMVPAIAEKIASTDFDVLFLSGIGEVFPYIRSHNVLNNLQSTAKEQPTVLFFPGAYSHSLESGASLDLFGRLRDDKYYRAFNIFHCEV; this is translated from the coding sequence ATGCCTATGCAAGACAGATTTCAACATCTTTTTTCTGTGATATCTGGGCAGCGTTTTCTCAATAAACAAGGCCTCGGTAATGAGATCCCATTCTTTATCTGCCCATTTATACCTGAAGAGTCCAATGAAATGGAACGACTTCGAAACCAACTCATCAATCGCCTAGCGCAAGTAGGGGTCAGAGTCCTTGAGATCAACCTGTATGACCTTTCAATAGGCATACTCAAAGCTGAAGGTGACTTTGAATGGTTGATTCAAAATGAGTCTCGCTTGGAAAAATCCAAGCTTCAGGAAGAACTTCAAGGTATTTTGGATATCGAAACTGTTATGGTGCCCGCCATCGCAGAGAAAATTGCATCCACTGATTTTGACGTGCTTTTTCTTTCTGGAATAGGCGAGGTTTTTCCCTATATCCGATCACATAACGTTTTGAATAACTTACAGAGTACGGCGAAAGAGCAACCGACTGTCCTCTTTTTTCCAGGAGCCTATAGTCATTCCCTTGAATCTGGAGCGTCTCTCGATTTATTCGGCAGACTACGTGACGACAAGTACTACCGAGCGTTTAACATCTTTCACTGCGAAGTATAA
- a CDS encoding sensor domain-containing protein: MYHHMLHIFLHCTDALLESSLRRASAHPGFTHVITAACESKCGQDATALPNLAEADIVLLDGTALAQLPAMRKAAKSGAQFILVDDGAREPTVELLSLLDHLWPVSASASRYDFYVARLLDAVRQRREHELTTQHFETIINLTSDLVWVKDAKGSHVKVNKAFCRLVGKSRQLVEGRGHYFIWDLEPEEYAQGEFVCLETDQIVMNSGEPGEFDEVIKAPQGMRQFKTRKAPLFNADGSIMGTVGIAHDVTDLANMTAELDLVLQSIPYPVMILDSNKHIVNFNDRFKKLFGIGSTDYIAGESRDVLRQRAVERLGFSRNGRHVVMRSVVDGLEKHIDMYESEILDIFKNVIGMICIYRDVTRQLQIERRLTLRANTDDLTELFNRHYFFRSIPATLSAGAGLAYIDLDNFKHVNDKFGHHAGDKALILTAQILRKHLRDAVIARLGGDEFAAFFPESCSKALLRNCAEELLVAMDEAFDGHEAFAGLSASIGITLAEQPGLARDDLVRQGDVAMYEAKRLGKRRYCVYSASLE; this comes from the coding sequence ATGTATCACCACATGTTGCACATTTTTCTGCACTGTACTGATGCATTGCTTGAGTCCTCGTTGCGTCGTGCCAGCGCGCATCCCGGCTTTACTCACGTCATAACAGCCGCCTGCGAATCCAAATGCGGGCAGGACGCGACGGCCTTGCCCAACCTCGCTGAGGCCGACATCGTGCTGCTTGATGGGACAGCTCTTGCACAGTTGCCTGCCATGCGCAAAGCCGCAAAAAGCGGTGCGCAGTTTATTCTTGTGGATGACGGGGCAAGGGAGCCGACAGTAGAACTATTGTCCCTGCTTGATCATCTCTGGCCTGTATCAGCCAGTGCCAGTCGGTATGACTTCTACGTGGCGCGGCTGCTGGATGCCGTACGGCAGCGCAGAGAGCACGAACTCACCACCCAGCACTTTGAAACAATCATAAACCTGACTAGCGACCTTGTATGGGTCAAGGACGCCAAGGGCTCACACGTCAAGGTGAACAAGGCTTTTTGCCGCCTTGTGGGCAAAAGCCGTCAGCTTGTTGAGGGACGCGGCCACTATTTTATCTGGGATCTTGAGCCGGAAGAATACGCTCAGGGCGAATTTGTCTGTCTTGAAACAGACCAGATTGTTATGAATTCGGGCGAGCCGGGCGAGTTTGACGAGGTGATCAAGGCCCCACAGGGAATGCGCCAGTTCAAAACTCGCAAGGCACCGCTCTTCAATGCAGATGGCAGTATCATGGGAACCGTGGGCATTGCCCATGATGTGACAGACCTTGCAAACATGACGGCAGAGCTTGATCTTGTACTGCAAAGCATTCCGTATCCGGTCATGATTCTTGACTCAAACAAGCATATCGTCAATTTCAACGATCGGTTCAAAAAACTCTTTGGCATTGGCTCCACCGACTACATTGCTGGTGAGTCGCGCGATGTTCTGCGTCAGCGCGCAGTGGAACGCCTGGGGTTTTCCCGCAACGGCAGGCATGTGGTCATGCGCTCAGTCGTAGACGGTCTCGAAAAGCACATTGATATGTACGAAAGCGAGATTTTAGATATTTTTAAAAATGTTATAGGTATGATCTGCATTTATCGCGATGTGACCCGGCAGCTACAGATTGAACGACGCCTTACGCTGCGGGCAAATACGGACGACCTCACTGAACTTTTCAACCGTCACTATTTTTTCAGGAGCATTCCGGCCACGCTGTCTGCAGGCGCGGGGTTGGCCTATATTGATCTGGATAACTTCAAGCACGTTAACGATAAATTTGGCCATCATGCGGGCGACAAGGCCCTGATCCTTACGGCCCAGATCTTGCGAAAACACCTACGCGACGCGGTGATCGCGCGCTTGGGCGGCGATGAATTTGCGGCCTTTTTTCCCGAGTCATGTTCCAAGGCTCTTTTGCGCAATTGCGCCGAGGAACTTCTGGTCGCCATGGACGAAGCGTTTGACGGCCACGAGGCCTTTGCCGGACTTTCGGCCAGCATTGGCATCACGCTGGCAGAGCAGCCGGGCCTTGCGCGCGATGACCTGGTGCGACAGGGCGATGTGGCCATGTATGAGGCAAAACGTCTTGGTAAAAGGCGCTACTGTGTATACTCCGCAAGTCTTGAATAA
- a CDS encoding YagK/YfjJ domain-containing protein has translation MRSKIIKDTKYRGYSLFESEKTKDGFYKTTIDQLIDMAERMAAKHSKVLAIRIDVHSPQGSDTYLTSRDITRIIENTKRNINNRHKHGKNVPDIQSIWTQEQTCMSEHPHYHLQISCNGNAIKNGYGIFHELNNQVSRHLKTDDGKNNQGLVHYCESNKGAGLFIDRNSPDFESQRDEAVRMGSYIAKCSGKESLPKGSRVSSSSLKGLGSRNLQQNNVGVASPPQETETAEHFIDDRFRNDHHRQHDISNVPSSAPVSKSTDDESAIEEMLKRDWELYRDSDRDA, from the coding sequence ATGCGCAGCAAGATAATCAAAGATACAAAGTACAGAGGTTATTCCCTTTTTGAATCAGAAAAGACTAAAGATGGCTTCTACAAGACAACAATCGACCAATTGATTGATATGGCAGAACGCATGGCAGCTAAACATTCTAAGGTGCTTGCAATCAGAATTGACGTCCATAGCCCTCAAGGCTCAGACACCTATTTGACTAGCAGAGATATTACAAGAATCATTGAAAACACGAAGAGAAACATCAATAATCGGCACAAGCATGGAAAGAATGTTCCCGATATTCAATCTATCTGGACCCAGGAACAAACGTGTATGTCTGAGCACCCTCACTATCACCTTCAAATTTCGTGCAATGGTAATGCCATCAAGAATGGCTACGGCATTTTCCATGAGTTAAACAACCAAGTCAGTAGGCACCTTAAAACTGACGACGGTAAGAACAATCAGGGCCTCGTCCACTATTGCGAAAGCAACAAGGGTGCTGGCTTGTTCATAGACCGCAATTCCCCTGACTTCGAAAGCCAGCGGGATGAGGCCGTTCGCATGGGCAGTTATATTGCGAAGTGTTCAGGCAAAGAATCTCTTCCTAAAGGTAGCCGGGTTTCGTCCTCTTCGTTGAAAGGCCTGGGCTCGCGCAACTTGCAGCAAAACAACGTCGGTGTAGCTTCCCCTCCGCAAGAAACAGAAACAGCAGAACATTTCATCGACGACCGGTTTCGTAATGATCACCACCGTCAGCACGACATCTCCAATGTACCTTCGTCTGCTCCAGTTTCAAAAAGCACTGACGACGAAAGTGCGATTGAAGAGATGCTTAAACGCGATTGGGAGCTTTACCGGGACAGTGACCGCGATGCTTGA